The Pelagibius sp. CAU 1746 genomic sequence CATCAAGTCGGCCGGAATCGCCAAGCGGCTCTCCGACTTCGCCTATTCGGTGCTGGGCTGGTTGCGCGGTGGCCTCGCGATGGCCTCCTTGGGCGCCTGCGGCCTCTTCGCCGCGATTTCCGGTTCCAACTCGGCGACCACGGCCACCATCGGCTCGATCATGCATCCGGAAATGAAGAAGGGCGGTTACGAGGAGACCTTCGCCGCGGCCACGGCGGCGGCGGGCGGCACCGTCGGCATCATCATCCCGCCGTCGATCATCTTCATCGTCTACGGGTTCCTCATGAACCTGTCGATCAGCGATCTCTTCATCGGCGGCCTCATTCCCGGCTGTCTGATGGTGATCGCCATGCAGGGCGCCTGCTGGATCATCTGCCACAGGAACGGGTGGGGCCATCTGATCCAATTCCGCCTGCTGCGCAGCCTGAAGACGGCGCTGGGGGCCTGGCTCGGGTTCTTCGCCATCCTGCTGGTCATCTGGGGGATCTACACCGGCGCCTTCTCGCCCACCGAAGCGGCGGGCGTGACCGCCGGCTTCTGCCTGATCGTCGGCCTCGTCATGCATCCCATCGCACGCCGGCTGCATGATGCGCCGGGGGAGGAGACGCCGGGGGCGCTGCCGGACGACGCCGGCTTCCTCCAGCGCCTGGTGATTCCCGGTTTCAGTCTTCCCGAACTGCCGGCGATCATCATGCGTTCCGGCCAGATCACCGGCCTGCTGGCGCCCCTGATCGCGGTCTCGGTGGTGATGCAGCAGATCCTCTCGCTGCTGGGGGCCGACGCCTTCGTCACCGAGATGTTGAACGCCCTGGGCGGCTACTACGCGGTGCTCTTCGCCTGCATGGCCATCGTGCTGGTCGCCGGCACGGTGCTGGAGTCGCTGCCCAACACCATCATCCTGGCGCCGATCCTGGCGCCGATCGCCGCCAGCATCGGCGTCGATCCGATCCACTTCGCGGTGATCTTTCTGGTCGGCGACGCCATCGGCTTCATCACGCCGCCTTACGGGCTGAACCTCTATGTCGCCAGCGGCATCACCGGGATTCCCTACTTCCGGCTGCTGAAATACACCCTGCCTTACCTGGGGGCGCTGGTCGCCGCCTGGCTGCTGATCGCCTTCATTCCGGAGCTCTCGACCATCCTGCTGGTGAATAAAGGCGCCGGGGTTTACCAGCTGCAGTAGCGGGCGGGCCGCCGGCGGAGGGGAGAGTTGCGCCGCCGTGGGCGGCAGTGTAGCAACACAGTCGCGTAGGAGGTGCTGTAGTCTTGGCAAAGCCGCAAGCCGCGAAATCACGATCGGCCCGCGTGTTGCAGCTCTTGGAGCTGGTGGCGCGCATGGACCGTCCTGCTTCGGTGCAGGAAATCACCGAGTTGAGCGGCCTGCCCAAGGCGACGGCCTACCGCATCTGCGCGACCCTGGAGAGCGACGGCTATCTGCGCAAGGAGTTCGGCGGACGCGGCCTGGTGGCGGGCCCGCGTCTCCTCAGCCTGGCGCGCAACCTCATCGGCGGCTCCGGCCTGGCCACGGCGCGCCATGCGGTGCTCTCGGTCGCGGCCAGGCGCATCGGCGAGACCTGCAACCTCTCCATGCCCCAGGACGGCGAGATGGTCTACCTGGACCGCGTCGAGGCGGAGTGGCCGCTGCGCCTGCAGTTGCCGGTTGGGACCAGGGTGCCGCTGCACTGCACCGCCGCCGGCAAGCTCTACCTCTCGAGCCTTTCGCCGTCGCCGCGTGCCGCGCTGCTGCGCAGCCTGACTCTGGAGGCGCGCACCCCCAACTCCGTCACCGATCCAGAAGCCCTGAACGCGGCGTTGGACGAGATACGCAAGACCGGTGTCGGCGTCGACAACGAGGAGTTCCTGGAGGGCATGGTCGCGGTGGCGGTGCCGGTCACCGACGGCGGCGGCCGCTTCTTCGCCGCCCTGGCGGTCCACGCCCCGGTGATGCGCATGAACCTGGAAGAGGCCATGACCCACGTGCCGGTGCTGCAGGAAGCGGCGGCCGAGCTCTCCAACCTTGCCGCCGGCGTCAAGCTCGCCGAGACGGAGGCGAGCTAGCTTTCCCGAATCATCCGGCGGCGCTTCACCCGCCGCCGTGTTCCGCCTTCCAGGCGCGCAGGCGCGCCTCGATCTCCTCGACGCTGCCGCCGTCGTCGACGGCCTGGCGGATGACCGGGATGGGCACGCCCTCGGCGGCCTCGAAGTCCGTCGCGCCGCCGCCCTGCTTGGCGTAGTCCGGCGGCACCTTGAAGCGTGGCACGTCGCTGCGCGCCTTGTCGCTCAACACGCTCTCGAAGGTCGGCGCCACGGCCACCCGCTTGCCGAGGCCCGCGCCGGCGGGGTCGACACCCTGCCACTTCAGGATGCTGGCGATCAGCGAGGTGTGGTCGTAGGGGTGCTTGCTGCCGGCCGGCGCGCGGAACACCGTCCCGGCGGGGATCCAGGGCGAAGCAAGGACCGTCGGCACGCGCACGCCGTAGCGGTCGAACTGGAACCCGTTGGGGCCGCTGTGCTGGTCCGGCTTCACCGCGCCCCAGCCGGGGTCGACATGATCGTAGGTGCCGCCGTGTTCGTCGAAGGTGACGACCAGCAGCGTGTTGGCCCAGGCCTTGGGATTGGCGGTCAGCGCGTTGTAGATGTCGTTCAGGAAGGCTTCCCCGGGCCCCACCCAGGTCGGCGGATGATAGTCGTCGCCCTGCTTGCCGATGAAGGTGTCGGGCAGGCCCTTGCCGTAGCCCCAGGCGGGCTCGATGTAGGTGAAGGCGGGCAAGATGGCCGCTTCGGCGCGCTTGAAGAAGGTGTCCATCGTCGCGATCTCCGCCCAGCCGGCGGCCTTCTTCGCGTCGTCGATGAAGGGGAAGCTGTACTCGGTGTAGCACTTCTTGTCGTGCCAGATGTCCTTGTAGTAGATCCCCCAGCTCACGTTCTTGGGCAGAGCGTTCCAGATGGTCTTGGTCTTGAACTGCTCGACCGCCGAGAGGTGCAGGTTCTTCACCCGTCCCAGCGACGTGCCGCAGAGGCTGAAGGCGCGGTTGGGGTTGGTCTGGGTCGGCACCGAGGAGAACCAGCGGTCGCTGACGGCATAGGCGCCCGCCAGCCCGCTGAGCGCGGGCAGCTGCGACAGATCGTAGGCGCCCATGACCTCGCCCAACTCGGCCCAGCTTTCGTAGACGGAGTCGAAGTCGTAGGCGAAGCCCTTCATGCGGGCCGGGGTGCCCGGCTTTATGTCGGGCATCTTGCCGTTGCCGTCGGCGAAGAGCTGCACCGTCACATGCTCGAAAGGCTCGTTGGGGTCCAGCCGCGGCACGCGCAGCGGCTGCGCGGCCTTCTCGGTGCCGTGGACCACCGGCAGCTTGGTGCCTTTGTAGTCGTTGTAGTAGGCGCCGCCGGAAAGGCCGTCGAAAGCATCGCCGCTGCCAGGCGGCACGATGCGCTGCGGCTTCCCGGCGTCGTAGAGCCAGCCCAGCAGGTTGTCGAGGGAACGGTTCTCCAGCATGACCAGAACGACGTGGCTGATCTGGTCCATGATCCGCGTCGCTGCCATGGCGGCCTCCCTTTCGCGGCCACACCTCCGAGTTTCGGGGCGTGTTTGTTGCCACCTAAGGTCGCACTTCGCCGGCGGCTGGACAACTGCACTTAAGGAGGGGGCGAACTGATGCGGCTCAGCTCTCCGGCAAGACCTGCTTGCGCTCGCCGTGCAGGGTGTCGATCAGCCGTTGGGGAATGGTGAATTCGCCGGCCAGGCGCCGCAGGTCCTCCTCGCCGTGCGCCAGGGAGCGGTGGAGGCGGCCGATCTCGAAGAGGTTCTGCTTCTGCGGCAGGGCGACGAGGAAGCGGCCCTCGATGAAGGCGCAGTTCACCGCGTCCCGGCCCAACTCGTCGGCCAGGGCCACAAGAGTGTCGCAAAGGCCGGGCTGCAGCAGGCGGCGCGCGTCTTCGGGGGCGTCGCTGTAGACCTGGAAGCGTGCCTCGAAAGCATCGTGAGTCAGCGTCACCGCCTCGACGCCGTCGAAGGCGCCGCGGATCTTGTCGGCCACCCAGTTGCCCAGCGCGCCCTTGTCGCCGACCAGCAGCACCACGCCCTCGAAGGCGACCGGCACGCCGACTTCGCAGAGCAGTCCTTTGAAGACCGTTGTCTGGCGTTTGCGGCGGCCGCCGCTGCGTCTCCTCAGACGTGCCTCCACCATGCGGAAGTCGGTGCCGCGATGGCGGCCGATGAAGAGGTCCTCCAGCTTGGACCGGTTGAAGGCGCCTGTGATACCGGCGCGCTCGACCCGTGACAGATCGAAGTTTCCGCCAGGATCGCGGTGATGTTCGGTCTCGCCCAGAAAGCGCAGCAGCGGCGGGATGAAGAGGGCGCGCACCGCTTCCTTGTGGCGCCGCGCCGGGCCCAAGGCCCACCAGCCGCCGGCCGCGCCGCCGAGGATCAGAACGGCGATGGCCGCCGCCGGAACTTCCTGCAGCCAGATGACGACCGCGGCCAGGATGACGGCGCCGCCGGCGCCGGCGGCGCGCAGCCGGGCCGTGCGCAGGCGGCCCTTGCGCGCCGCCTCCAGGGCCGGCAGGTGGGGCGCGATCTCCGCGGCGAAGACCTCCGCCAGGCTCGCTTGCGCCCCTGTTTGCGTTTCGGTCACGACACGGCCTCTTCCGCAATTCCCGTCATGGCGATGACCTCCGCCGGGCTGCGGCCGGCCGCGCGCAGGGCGCGGATCGCCAGGGCGTCGCTGCGCTTGGCCAGGCGCTCGCCCTTGTCGTCGGCAATCAGGCGATGGTGGTGGTAGTCGGGCACCGGCAGGCCGAGCAGTTGTTGCAGCAGGCGGTGGACGTGGCTCGCCTCGAAGAGGTCGGCGCCGCGGGTCACCAGGGTCACGCCCTGGGCGGCGTCGTCCACCACCACCGAGAGGTGATAGCTGGTGGCAATGTCCTTGCGGGCCAGCACCACGTCTCCTTGGGGCCGTGGATCGCAGGCCTGGCTGCCGCGGGCGCGGTCGTGCCAGGTGAGGGGGGCGCCGTGGTCCGCCACGGCTTCGGCCAGGGCGCGTTCCATGTCCAGGCGCAGGGCGTAGAGCGTCCCCCTTGCCTTGCGGTCCTGGCGCTCGGCCGGGCTCAGGCCGCGGCAGGTGCCGGGGTAGAGGTCGCCGGCAGGCCCGTGCGGCGCGGCGGAGGCGCGGGAGATCTCGGCGGCGATCTCTTTTCTGGTGCAGAAGCAGGGGTAGACCAGATCGCGCGCTTCCAGATCGGCCAGGGCCTCGGCGTAGGCGGCCATCCAGTCGGACTGGCGGCGCACCGGGGTCTCCCAGGCCAGGCCCAGCCAGGCCAGGTCCTCGAAGATCGCGGCCTCGAACTCCGGGCGCGCCCGCCCGCCGTCGATGTCCTCGATGCGCAGCAGGAAACGCCCGCCTTGTCCGGCCTGGCGGGCGGCGAAGAGCGCCGAATAGGC encodes the following:
- a CDS encoding TRAP transporter large permease, with the translated sequence MDGLWIFLISLGVTALFALGVPIFLVIGYWVVGVSLVIDFTLANIGVTLYEGLNFFGLLALPLFIMTGDLIKSAGIAKRLSDFAYSVLGWLRGGLAMASLGACGLFAAISGSNSATTATIGSIMHPEMKKGGYEETFAAATAAAGGTVGIIIPPSIIFIVYGFLMNLSISDLFIGGLIPGCLMVIAMQGACWIICHRNGWGHLIQFRLLRSLKTALGAWLGFFAILLVIWGIYTGAFSPTEAAGVTAGFCLIVGLVMHPIARRLHDAPGEETPGALPDDAGFLQRLVIPGFSLPELPAIIMRSGQITGLLAPLIAVSVVMQQILSLLGADAFVTEMLNALGGYYAVLFACMAIVLVAGTVLESLPNTIILAPILAPIAASIGVDPIHFAVIFLVGDAIGFITPPYGLNLYVASGITGIPYFRLLKYTLPYLGALVAAWLLIAFIPELSTILLVNKGAGVYQLQ
- a CDS encoding alkaline phosphatase family protein, translating into MAATRIMDQISHVVLVMLENRSLDNLLGWLYDAGKPQRIVPPGSGDAFDGLSGGAYYNDYKGTKLPVVHGTEKAAQPLRVPRLDPNEPFEHVTVQLFADGNGKMPDIKPGTPARMKGFAYDFDSVYESWAELGEVMGAYDLSQLPALSGLAGAYAVSDRWFSSVPTQTNPNRAFSLCGTSLGRVKNLHLSAVEQFKTKTIWNALPKNVSWGIYYKDIWHDKKCYTEYSFPFIDDAKKAAGWAEIATMDTFFKRAEAAILPAFTYIEPAWGYGKGLPDTFIGKQGDDYHPPTWVGPGEAFLNDIYNALTANPKAWANTLLVVTFDEHGGTYDHVDPGWGAVKPDQHSGPNGFQFDRYGVRVPTVLASPWIPAGTVFRAPAGSKHPYDHTSLIASILKWQGVDPAGAGLGKRVAVAPTFESVLSDKARSDVPRFKVPPDYAKQGGGATDFEAAEGVPIPVIRQAVDDGGSVEEIEARLRAWKAEHGGG
- a CDS encoding DUF3137 domain-containing protein, whose translation is MTETQTGAQASLAEVFAAEIAPHLPALEAARKGRLRTARLRAAGAGGAVILAAVVIWLQEVPAAAIAVLILGGAAGGWWALGPARRHKEAVRALFIPPLLRFLGETEHHRDPGGNFDLSRVERAGITGAFNRSKLEDLFIGRHRGTDFRMVEARLRRRSGGRRKRQTTVFKGLLCEVGVPVAFEGVVLLVGDKGALGNWVADKIRGAFDGVEAVTLTHDAFEARFQVYSDAPEDARRLLQPGLCDTLVALADELGRDAVNCAFIEGRFLVALPQKQNLFEIGRLHRSLAHGEEDLRRLAGEFTIPQRLIDTLHGERKQVLPES
- a CDS encoding IclR family transcriptional regulator; this encodes MAKPQAAKSRSARVLQLLELVARMDRPASVQEITELSGLPKATAYRICATLESDGYLRKEFGGRGLVAGPRLLSLARNLIGGSGLATARHAVLSVAARRIGETCNLSMPQDGEMVYLDRVEAEWPLRLQLPVGTRVPLHCTAAGKLYLSSLSPSPRAALLRSLTLEARTPNSVTDPEALNAALDEIRKTGVGVDNEEFLEGMVAVAVPVTDGGGRFFAALAVHAPVMRMNLEEAMTHVPVLQEAAAELSNLAAGVKLAETEAS
- the gluQRS gene encoding tRNA glutamyl-Q(34) synthetase GluQRS, translating into MSAPEVTRFAPSPSGYLHLGHAYSALFAARQAGQGGRFLLRIEDIDGGRARPEFEAAIFEDLAWLGLAWETPVRRQSDWMAAYAEALADLEARDLVYPCFCTRKEIAAEISRASAAPHGPAGDLYPGTCRGLSPAERQDRKARGTLYALRLDMERALAEAVADHGAPLTWHDRARGSQACDPRPQGDVVLARKDIATSYHLSVVVDDAAQGVTLVTRGADLFEASHVHRLLQQLLGLPVPDYHHHRLIADDKGERLAKRSDALAIRALRAAGRSPAEVIAMTGIAEEAVS